The sequence below is a genomic window from Lycium ferocissimum isolate CSIRO_LF1 chromosome 9, AGI_CSIRO_Lferr_CH_V1, whole genome shotgun sequence.
AGCCAACACGaacttgtttgggactgaggCGTAGTTGTTATAAGATGAGCTTAAATAAAtagtaaggattcatatagctgacATGAACTTATTTGGGACTGATGCATAGTTGTTGTTGTCTGAGCAGACATAGATCTTGACTTCTTAATTAagctgtttggccatgaaaattattcacttttttccggaatagtttttcactttatttcaaaatcagtTTTAGGTGATAAAAATTCCAAACCCAACTCGGAGTTGAATTCCAAATTTGGAAAAGTGTTCCAAACCTGTTTTCCAACTCCATgttcataaattccaaataaagtgctTACTTCTCTTCTTTGCAAAatgtataaccaaacacaactccaacttcataaattccaaatgaagtgaaaattatttggaatctatggccaaacgcctactaagtttCACCTTCACTGATTCACCAAAAACTATTTTCAACTTGCTTGGTCTAAGAAAAGATTCAGCCCCGCGTGAGGGGACGAATTGAAGATGAATAAGTAAAAGGTGCCATTTCTAATGGTTTAAACTTTTGGATGAGGCTGTTCACATAGTGATTGAACACTTTCTCCCTGTGCATTTGTTTCTTTAGTATTCCTATATTCAATATAGCAGCacttttgtaatattttgcataTATGGTAGGATAAGTTTCGAGCTGAATCTTGTTTATAAGATTCTaaagttcttttttttgctTGTTATTATGGTGTTGCAGCAAAAAATAAGGGGATTTTGGATGATGGCTTGTCTGAGGTATCAGATGGTGAAAAGATTAGAGCAGTTCCTGATAGAGGAGACGTTGCTATGACTGTAGATACTGTTTCTGATTTTGATGAGGAACGTAGTGAATTTCAACAGGGTAGGCTGACAGAAGGGAGAAGTCATAATGGAAGAATGGTTTCACATCGTCGGGTCATTTCAGGATCCAATGataaggaagttttggatgattTTGATAAAGCCAGAGAGGGTGAACCAAGTTTAATTAAGTCGAGGTTAGATACTAGGTTTAGAAGAGATAACTATTATGATGACAAGGAATGTAGTACTTCTAAAGGCAAGAGGGATCATAGTATTGGGGTGGATAATTACTGGGGAAAGATTAATACTGTTGAATCTGTCGGTCTCGGTGTTAGCAACGGGCTTAAAAAGGTAAGGCCTTTGATGGATTCACTAGGTTCAGGACCACCTATGGACAGTCGGTACATGGATAGATCTTATGCGAATGGTCCTAATGAAGGGCCTTTAGAAAATGACATGGGTTCTTACTATGGCTCTGTTAACCATAGGAGGTACAATGGTGGTTTGGATGGGGTAGCTGGAGTTCCAGACTTGGAGAGCAATAGAGCCGAGCTCTTAAGGAAGATCAATGAATTAAAGGACCAACTTAGCCGAACTTGTGATGTTTCTGAGAAACCTAAGGATTGGGTTCCTGTTGATGGAAGGATCGCTTCAACATCCATTGATCCTTCTAGCAGGTATGATGTGCATAACCAGGGGTATTATGGTCCATCTAAGAATATTCAAGAGCGTCCATACACATATGGACATCAAGGAAATGTTCCTTATAATGGTGCACGTGGTTCAATGATGCCAGACTCTTATCCTTCAAACAACTTTTCACATGAATTTCTTGGATATGGACTGGAATATCGCCAGCAAATGCTCAGAAAGCCTCCCCGTCAGATGCCGTATCAGCATTTTACCCCAACATACCCTGAACATCATCCTGGGCATCATGCGGATAACTTCTTCATACCACATCCGCATGAAGCCCTTTACCACCAATCTTCATGCTCTTGTTCACATTGCTTGAACCGAAATTATCATGTTCCTCCCGTGATTCAACCCTCCGGTTTTGGCACCCGAAGGTCACGAAACGGCCCTGCTAATCCCATTCTACATCAGCACATGAACTCTGTGGGTTATCATGAAGGGCGGCGGCTTACTAGAAGTCATAGTGACTTGGAGTCAGAAAATGGTGGCCTTGGTAATCAGCGTTATCCGAGAAGAGTGGTTGTTGCCCATAGAGTTGGACGTGTATATCAACCTATAGCAGGTGGGGCACCTTTCGTTACGTGCTGTGGTTGCTTTGAGCTGCTGAAGCTGCCTAAGAAACTAATGATAACAGGAAAGAGCGAGAAGAAAATGAGATGTGGATCCTGTTCGTCCATAATTATATTCCAACTCGGTAGCAAAGAGTCAGGTGCATCCGTTCCTACAGTAGTGAAACAACTGTCTGCAAATGAGAATCTTGAAAATGCTAATGGTGGTTTTACGAATGATGAGATGAGCCCTTGGTCTGATGATTATGATAACTCTAACTACCATTTCACCGATACTAAGCTCGAGTCACCTTCCAGGAGTCAGAAATCAAATTCCACTGAAGCTGAGAAGGGGCATAATGGTCATTTCTCATCGTCTAGTCTTTCTGAAGATGAGCTAAGTCCAGAGAGTCCAACTGAAATGCCCCTAGAAGATGATCCTCTACCGCTTCTAGATTCTTCTCAAAACGACCATGCTTATAGTGTTTCTCCCAAAGACGTGGTGGAAAAATACAGGAAGGAGGAGGACATGAAGGAAAACAGAAGTACCTCTAGGCAGAATTCTATTAAAGATTTATCTATGGCAGTGGAAATGGAGACGAACGGATTTGTACATAGTGCTGTGTCTGTGGAATCGATTCAATCAAGCAAAGAGGAAAATTTATCAAAAAGTTACAAGGGTGGTGATTCTTTTATGGGCTTTATAAAAAGGAGCCTTGGAGAATTATCAAGATCTCATCAAAGTTCAGAGAACGTACGAGCAAATGTGTTTGTGAATGGCAGACCGATACCAGATCGCATTGTTAAGAAGGCAGAGAAGTTAGCTGGGCCCATTCAGCCAGGAGATTACTGGTAAGTACATCTGTACTGAGAAGGACAACGGATATTATGTGATATAGTAGTTTAACAATGCTTATTAGTTCGGCCTTTTCTTGTTTGCTTTCTCATAATTCTGGATGCTAGTAATTGCTGAGAAGAAATTCATTCTGTTCACCTCGTCctgagaaaatgacaaaaatgatccCTTATGTTTGAGAGTAGGTGCAaattagtccctcaagtatgcacttaacagttttggtcctttaagtttaccaaaagttaacacttttagtctccgtCAAATATGACTGGaactatgaaaaagaaaaaaaggaaactcACATTTATAGGTACAATTTTTGTAATTTCTgctattttaaatttatttctaGAGTCTGGTGTAACTTTTGAGGTGtaatttttgctattttttttatttaatgtcTAATGTAGTTTTTGTGTTGCGTATTTTAATATATGATTGGACTTTCTAGTATTTATAGTTAATTTTTGACcgagactaaaagtgttaacttttggcaaacttagAGGACCAAAGCTGTTAAGTGCACACTTGAGGGACTGttttgaacctaccctcaaGCATAAGGGAccaattttgtcattttctcaccTCGTCCTTGTAGCGAAATTTACATTGTGATGCTAAatgattgttttcttgtggatgcgATTTTGCTTTTTAATATGATAACAACCTTAGATATCTGAAATTTGACTTCAAACTCTCTTATCTAAATTGTGAACTAGGTATGACTACCGAGCGGGCTTTTGGGGAGTGATGGGCCATCCCTGCCTTGGCGTCATTCTGGTATGATTCGATACTGTCTGATATAGAACATATCTCTTGGATGAATTTTTATGGATTACCAAATTGATGAAGTATTACTAATTTTGCTTGCAGCCAAAAATAGAAGAATTTAACTATCCAATCCCAAAAGATTGTGCTGCTGGGAATACAGGGATCTACGTGAATGGACGCGAGCTCCATCAGAAAGATTTAGATCTACTTGAGAGCAGAGGTCTTCCtatcacaaaaaataagtctTATTTCATTGAGATCTCGGGAAGCGTTATCGATGAACACACTGGTGAAGAACTTGACGGCCTTGGCAAACTTGCCCCAACGTGAGTTACCTATTCGATTAAAAGCTAAAGTTCACATCTTCCTGAGGACCTAGCTTTATTACCTACATCGAAACTTATGCATGCATTACAGGAAATTTCTAAAGCTAAGCATATGAACTTATGCAATCTAAAGCTAATCATATGAACTTATGCTTGTAACATTACAGGAATACAGGAACACTGTAGGTGAATTAAAAGTCATTAGTTGGCATAAATATTAGATCTCTCTTATGGTTAAGGTTTAGGACGGAGTTGTTGGCAGGTTAAGTCTAAATAGTTATCCCTTCTTCTTATTGAATATCCGACTTCTCAAAAAATGGCTGTTCCAACTATAGATGAACATACTGAGAGAAATTTCTGTGAAGCCTAGCAAATTATTTCGAAATTCAAAGATTTCTACTGCTTCATTCATAATTCCAAAATTTGATCAAGTATTTTGAATAAAAAGTTCAAACATGCAGcctatttttttagtttgtttgcCATATCATCTTTCAAAGAGGAATTTGTATAGCTTTAATGGATATTTTTCGTGCAACCTAATCTGATTTTTCACTGGCTTTTGTTATTGCTAACAGGGTTGAAAAAGTAAAGCATGGATTTGGTATGAAAGTCCCAAAAGCAATTGCAGATCAATATGTTTAATTGAAGGTGCTTGCTTCAGTTGCTTTCGATCACCGAAAAGATAAATGTTTTCTTCTTTGGTATGTAAACCTGAAGTGAATTAGATATGAAGCCTGTGTAACTAGAATCTGTAGATTTCTTGTAGTAGAAAATGTCATGTTATTTGGTGACAAAACTTAGATAATGTAATTATTTATTGATTTATCTTCTTTAATGTAGCCTCTCATCAATTGTACTGAATCTCACTTACTGTTCACTTCtggttaatttgttatataGAATGGTTGCAAACTTCTTGAAGGAACATTATCCTGCACTTATAATCTATTTTCTGATCAAGGAGACTGATGAGTAACTACAACTACACCAAAGGTAGAATTATGGATCGTGTTTTCACATATGTTTTCTTTATCGCGCTCTAATTCACATTTTCAAGTACCTTTAATCTGGCATATTTACTCGTCACTGATTAGACAAAGACTAATTTCTTGAAAGTTCTCTTCATAATCCAGTTGGCTAGCTAAGCACTAAAATCAATAAGAGAGAGCTGTAAACTGAACAAGAAAATCCATGCAAACTTGCACTGCTGAAATTGTGTTAAGATCAGgactaggggtgtcaaatggatGGATTAAGTTGAATTTGGGCAACCCACATTAAAGATCCGCTTATTCATTGAGATGACAAAGCTTCCCACTAGATGCAAATTGCCACACCAACATCAGGTAGAGTTAATAAATGGGACCGGGCTACCAGGTCGAGGACATTTAGCAAACTATGGCTGTGCATTATTATCTTACATTTATTATACCTTTTACTCATCGGAAGATGGATTTAAGTTGCAAAGTCACCTACCAATTATATTGGTGTTGAAGTATATGCGAATAATGATAAAAATTACAGTCAAATACCATTCGGCtatctagtttacaaaatatgtgATAGTAATAGGTAATGTATAgtttatacttaatatacatatactatacattcTATGAATATAATGTAAACACCTATACATCTAATATGCAtacctatacatataatatacatacatatacatacctatacacgTTATATTTACGCAAGTATCCCTTGGTATAATGTCACGTTTCTTTACAGGAAAAATTCATATTAAAGACAAATAATTGTAGAAATTAAATCAACATTGGTAATCCTAAATTGTTTAGGATTGGTAGTTGCTAGTTTCCTAAGCTCATTCCTGAAATTAAATTTTGTACTACTATAAATATTTGCAACCCTAAACTGTCTAGGAGATGGTATTTCTTATTCCTTAGTTGTTTAGTTTCTTTCCTAGTAAGAATCAAAATAAGTTTTCCAACTCCTCATCAAATTGGGTCTTGTACTATTATAAATACACATATTGCTCTACCTATTTCTTTCTCATACAAAATCATAGCAAACAAAATAAACTCAAAGCAATGGCTTACATATTACCTGACGCCCAACAGATGttagtttcttcttttcttgaaatcgCCGTTGGCCAAACTACCAATACTGCCCAACAGTTCCTTCAAGCAACAAACTGGAATCTTGAAGAAGCAATTCAACTGTTCTATAATGGAAACAACGACGTAGCAGCACCAACACCAGCAGCATCTCTTAATTCTTGGGACGACGATGATGTACGTCCTCCTTTACCTGTAAGACGTGAAGTTCTTTATGGTGACTATTCACGCAACTTTGACGAGGAAACATGGAATAATAGTCCTGTCCATGAGGAAACAGATGAAATATCGTCTTCTACTTTAGATACAAGACACAATAGTCTTGCTTCTATGTATCGTCCACCCTATGAATTAATGTACAACGGGCCATTTCAGAACGCAAGAGATGCAGCAATAGCGAAAAACAAATGGCTCTTAGTGAATTTGCAATCCATGCAGGAATTCACCTCTGCCACTCTCAATCGAGACACCTGGAGTAACGATGTTGTTGCTGAGGCGATCAAAAGCAACTTCGTGTTCTGGCAGGTTGATGATGATACTGAGGAGGGCAAAAAAGTGTGTACGTACTATAAATTTGAGACTATGCCTGTTATATTGGTAATTGATCCTATAACTGGTGAAAAAATGCGTTATTGGAATGGAATGGTTGAGCCTGAGAATTTGTTAGAGGATGTCATGTTTTTTCTAGATCAAAGCCCTTCAGAATATCACGCGAATCTTATTCATAAACAGCGTGGAAAAGGAAAAATTCCTTGCGATAGAATTAGAGAACGCGATGAATTACAAGAGATCAATGAAATTCCTGATGACTTCAATAAACGTTGTGGAAAAATTCCTCGCGATAAAATTAAAGAAGGCAATGAAGTACAAGGGATCAATGAAATTACTGATGATGGTGAAGTTGATCAAAAGCAATTGTTGAATAAGAAGATTGTTTATCTTCCTTTGCCTGAAGAACCAAAGTGTGATAGGAATTTACTATGCAGAATCGCGATTCGTCTTCCTAATGGACGTAGAATTCAGAGGAATTTCTTGAAGACTGATTCAATTAAGTTTTTATGGTCTTTTTGTTCTACTCAGTTTGAGGAAGCAGAAACAAGGCCATTTCGATTTACACAAGCTATGCCAGGAGCATCGAAGTTTCTGGAGTATGAGAGTAATTTAACTTTTGAGAAGTCAGGTTTAGATAATTCTATTGTTTCAGTCACAATGATGTAGAGTTGATTGAATTCTTTAGCTTCCTTCTTTAAATGTTATATTTTATCTTagaataagtttttttttgtttctttatcaTAGAGAGCCAGGCTTGTAGGGTTTATTTAATCAAAAAGAGATTCTTTTCCTCGACGATGGGCAAACTTACTACTAGTAGTAAGCGCAATGATCAAAGAGGATTTTGTTCCttcttaaaaaagaaaatcaaaatcaacatTTATACTCTAAAATCAGGCTATACATGTGAAGGTGTTAGAGAATGCTACATTATTTCTCGTCCAAAAGTCTCACAttaccaaaaaacaaaaaaaaatccatcTTGTTCACTCTTCATTAATCAAGTGCCTATAATCTAATTGAAAGAGTGAAAATATACTAACATCTTATTAATTAGATCGAGAATCAAGAACAAAAGCTCGTTGTTAACTCGAAATCACGCATGCAAGATACGGATGCTATGTTGCAATATTTAGATTTTTCTTCATCCTTAATTAGCCTACTTTCACTGGATTGTTATAGTAAAATTTAATGATAGTTTGTTATGTACAAGATTTGCAACATGCCAAAATGGGCACTCATGTAgtaattatattttctttagttGGTAAACTAATGCATCAACTAAACATAATGCTACCACAATTAGGTAAGGGGCATAAACCATAAAAGGCAAAATGTATATCTCTCAATCATAATAATGTTGTCCCCTATTTTGGATTCTTCGTATTGAAGAAGCCCAATCACCAAAACGGCACATCATTAGATGCAAATATATACTTATTTGTGAGCTTGCTTATATTAAATGGCCCAAGCTTGAATGAAGGAGAGAGGTAGCAGTAGACGGACAACCAACATAATACTAGCCAATTCATGATAAATTCTCATAATTTGGGAGAAAATGATCCcatatatttattcattatttgattttatgatattaattgAACGTAAATAAAGAAGTAAAGATTTATATAGATTGCCTCAACTTATTTGGATCTGAGATATATTATTGTTAtggtattttattaattaacgacaataaaaatgaaattaagaCGACGCCTAATTCTAATTAAGTTACTTAAATTCTTTTA
It includes:
- the LOC132030627 gene encoding protein ENHANCED DISEASE RESISTANCE 4-like, coding for MAEASSNVRLVRCPKCGNLLPELHDFSVYQCGGCGTVLRAKNKGILDDGLSEVSDGEKIRAVPDRGDVAMTVDTVSDFDEERSEFQQGRLTEGRSHNGRMVSHRRVISGSNDKEVLDDFDKAREGEPSLIKSRLDTRFRRDNYYDDKECSTSKGKRDHSIGVDNYWGKINTVESVGLGVSNGLKKVRPLMDSLGSGPPMDSRYMDRSYANGPNEGPLENDMGSYYGSVNHRRYNGGLDGVAGVPDLESNRAELLRKINELKDQLSRTCDVSEKPKDWVPVDGRIASTSIDPSSRYDVHNQGYYGPSKNIQERPYTYGHQGNVPYNGARGSMMPDSYPSNNFSHEFLGYGLEYRQQMLRKPPRQMPYQHFTPTYPEHHPGHHADNFFIPHPHEALYHQSSCSCSHCLNRNYHVPPVIQPSGFGTRRSRNGPANPILHQHMNSVGYHEGRRLTRSHSDLESENGGLGNQRYPRRVVVAHRVGRVYQPIAGGAPFVTCCGCFELLKLPKKLMITGKSEKKMRCGSCSSIIIFQLGSKESGASVPTVVKQLSANENLENANGGFTNDEMSPWSDDYDNSNYHFTDTKLESPSRSQKSNSTEAEKGHNGHFSSSSLSEDELSPESPTEMPLEDDPLPLLDSSQNDHAYSVSPKDVVEKYRKEEDMKENRSTSRQNSIKDLSMAVEMETNGFVHSAVSVESIQSSKEENLSKSYKGGDSFMGFIKRSLGELSRSHQSSENVRANVFVNGRPIPDRIVKKAEKLAGPIQPGDYWYDYRAGFWGVMGHPCLGVILPKIEEFNYPIPKDCAAGNTGIYVNGRELHQKDLDLLESRGLPITKNKSYFIEISGSVIDEHTGEELDGLGKLAPTVEKVKHGFGMKVPKAIADQYV
- the LOC132069487 gene encoding plant UBX domain-containing protein 7-like; translated protein: MAYILPDAQQMLVSSFLEIAVGQTTNTAQQFLQATNWNLEEAIQLFYNGNNDVAAPTPAASLNSWDDDDVRPPLPVRREVLYGDYSRNFDEETWNNSPVHEETDEISSSTLDTRHNSLASMYRPPYELMYNGPFQNARDAAIAKNKWLLVNLQSMQEFTSATLNRDTWSNDVVAEAIKSNFVFWQVDDDTEEGKKVCTYYKFETMPVILVIDPITGEKMRYWNGMVEPENLLEDVMFFLDQSPSEYHANLIHKQRGKGKIPCDRIRERDELQEINEIPDDFNKRCGKIPRDKIKEGNEVQGINEITDDGEVDQKQLLNKKIVYLPLPEEPKCDRNLLCRIAIRLPNGRRIQRNFLKTDSIKFLWSFCSTQFEEAETRPFRFTQAMPGASKFLEYESNLTFEKSGLDNSIVSVTMM